The Sorangiineae bacterium MSr11954 DNA segment TCCGCCGAGGCGTGGCGGTAGTTCATGAAGTGCGGCTCGGCGTCCTGGCCGCGCGCGATGAAGGTGAGCGCGGTGCGCTCCGGCAGGCGGGCGAGCAGAGCGGTGTCCACGCCCAACGCATCGAGGCGCGCCGCCAGCTCGTCGCCGAATCGATCGCGGCCGATGCCGCCCACCACCGCCACACGAACGCCTTGCCGCGCCAACGCCACCGCCACATTGGCGGACGAGCCCCCCACGAAGCGGCGGTAGGTGTCCTTGCCATCTTCGAACAGATCCCAGAGGACCTCGCCAAAGGTGATGACCTCGTAGTGCGTCTTCATCCTTCGCCTCCCGCGTGGGCCCGCATGGCCGCGTCGACCAGCACGAGCAGCTCTTCCGCGTCTTCGTCCGTGAGCTCGGGCTCCTCCCCGCGGGTGATGTCCGCCGCCCGCGCGCGAAGCTCCCCGCCGATGCGCGCGGGCGCGCCACCGCAGCTCTGGCAAATCAGACCGCCGCGCGCGGCATCGATGAACGCCGGCTTGCCCGGCGGGCACCCACGTCCACAGCGCACGCAATGTTCGAACTCGAGGGCATACCCCACGTCGGCCAACAGACGCAGCGCCGCGATGGCCAGCGCAGAGCGCGGCGGATGCTGTCGCGCATCGAGCGTGTCGAGCAAGCCGGTCACCGTGTCCCATGCGCGCGGCTCGGGGATGCGCGGAGGGCAGACATGACGGAGCCAGCGCAGCGCTGTGCCTGCGGCATCCAGCGCATCGAGATCCCCGACGAGCCCGAAACGCTGCACCACGACGCGCGCTTCTTTAAGTGTCCCCAGCTCGCGACCGCGATCCTCCAACGACACGTGCAAGGTGTGCATCGGTTCCATCGCGCCACCCACTCTTCGGGCGCTCTTGCGACCCGCGGGAACGATGGCACCGATCTTTCCATCGGTGCGCGTAAAGAACGTGGCTATGACATCGCTGTCACGGTACGCGACGAAGCGAAGAAGCAACGCTTCGCTTTCAATCCTGGTTTGCGTAGTTCGCGCCGTTGGCACGCAAGAAGCTTATCGCAATCGCACACAACACGAGGAACGAACACCCAACGCGTCGTTACGCGTTTCTTGGCCGCTCGAAGTCGAGCGAGCTACCTTCTACCGACGACAGCTCCTTCGGCATGTCGTGGCCGCGGGGCTTGAGCACGATGGATAGCGCCAACGTAAAGAGAATGAGCAGCAGCACGAAAGCGATGGCCACGCCAAAGCGGCGTCCTTGGCCTTCGCGGGCAGCGTGGAGCGGGGTCGGCGTGGGAAGCGGGGTCACGAACACCACACGGCGGCTCGAGGTGTAGCGAGCGAGCACTTCGTTGGGAACCACCCCGACGGCTTGCGCGTAGGACCTCAGAAATCCACGGACGAAAACTTCTCCCGGCAGATCGTCGAAGTGGTCGCTTTCAATGGATGAAAGCGTCGCCGCCGGGATGCGCGTAACGCGCGAGACCTCCGCGATGCTCATCGCCTTGAGTTCCCGTTGGCGCTTGAGAAAACTGCCGATCGATTCCGTGGTCACTCCAACCTCCGGTACTTCGGACACATCCTGGAAAAAAGAGTCGAGTACACGCGCATTCCGCTAAGGCGCTCCCCTTGTTTTTCGCGGCTTCCGGATTAGTCGAGCGGCCACGGCGCGTCAATCTCGAAAACTCGGGATAAAAATCCACGAAAGTGGTCGGAATTACAAGACAAAGAAGCAATTTGCATCCGAACGGTGTCGCATTTTTGCAACATGCGCTCCGCTTCGCTTGATGTGAACCGCCGCTTACGGGGCCCGACGAGGGTCGTTGCGGAGAGGGTGAGAACGGGTCCAGGACCGAGCCCGCGGGCGGCTCGCTGCCCTTCTATGACCACATCTCGGGGCGGGTACCCCGAAGCATCACCCCCGGGCTCACTTGCTCATCGCACCGTACGTTCTCGGCCATCGCTGCTGTCCCGGCCGTCCCGCCCATCCCCGTGAATCTCGTCCTTGGTGCCCAAAAGAACGTACAGACGGCGCAGGGCCTCGACATCGGGGATCTCGATGCGCTCGCCCACGATGCGAACGTACTGCTGCTCGCGGAGCCTTTGAACCGTTCGCTTCACGGTGTCGACATCGAGCCCCACACGGGACGAGAGCTCGACGGGCGACATGGCGATTTCGGCCGCCCCCAGGGCACGCTGGGCGAGCTTGAGGAGCGCGCTCACGATTTTGAGCTGGGTGTCGCGAAGGAGCATGATCTCGATCTGGTCCTCCGCGTCGCGCACCCGGAAGACGAGCTGCTCGATGACCCGGGTGGCGATGCCGGGGTAGTTCTCGACCAGGCCGCGAAAGGCACTTCGGCCGAGCACCAGCAAGGTGGCGTCGGTCAGGGCCACCGCGGTGGAGTTGCGGGCCACCTCCCCGCCGGGCGGCACACGCGCCGGGGACTCCTCGATGGACACGGTCCCCGATGGGCGGAGCGCGCCAATGGGATCGCTGTTTCCGAGGAGCGCGGCCTCGCCAAAGAGATCGCCCGGCTTGAGGAGCAGCAAGCTTCGCTCGACCATCCGCACCCGTTTGAGCAGGCGGATGCGCCCCTCTTGAACGAGGTAGGCCTCGGAGGCGGGCTCGCCCTCCCGAAAGATGGTCTCGCCGGCCGATACCCGGCGGCCGTAGCGGCTGATGAGTCGCGCTTGCTCGGCGGGCCCCAGCTCGCCATCGACCACCGATAAGCGGTCGCTATGCCGCGGAAGCGTGTTGTCCAGCCTGCGCTCCATCCGCTCGACAGACTAGCGGATTCGGATGGGGTTGACACGTGCCACGCTGGGCATTTGCATATTGCGAGGGGGAAACAACCCACCTTGGGGGCCAAAGGTGCGGAGCGGCTGGGATCTCTTGCCTGCGGTTGAGCGATCTGATTCGCTGGGAGGTCTCGCATTCGCCGCGTACGGGCCGCGCTTGCCGGCGAATGCGACGGCAAGGGACCGGGCATAAGGGGCACAACGGGACAAAAGCGACGGGAAGAAAGGGGGCGCGCGTGTACTCCGTTAAGAATCGGGTGGGGCGGCTCGTGGAAGCATGGGTTGCGACACCGGTGTCGCTGGAGGATGCCAACCGTATTTTCATCGACGCGCGCACCTGCGTGAGCTCGGTCGCTGCGAACGGCTACAAGGTGGTCGTCGTCGCCGATATGACCCAGGTGAGCCTTTTTCCGCCGGAGATCTCGGACAAGCTCCTGCAGATCATGCGGGGCGACACGCCGCACTTGGAGCGCGGCGGCTACTGGATCGGCGAGGCTTTGCCCATGTTCAGCCTGCAGATTCAGCGCATGATCCGCGAGGCGGGCAGCACACAACGGCGCATCTTTACGCGGCGCGCAACGATGGAGACGTGGCTGGCCGACATCCTTGCGCCGCATGAGCGGCGGAGGCTGACGGACTTTCTCGACGGGCGGGAAAAGGAGCTCGCCGCCCTCTCGACGGGCGGCACCGGCTGAGCGCGGCCGCTACTTCTTGCCGCGGCCCTTGAGCAGATCCGCGAAGGTGCCGAGCGACGCCGGCGCCCCCGCCTTGCCCTTGGCCGCCTCGAAGAGGCCGCGCTCTTCGTCGGCGACCGCGCCCTTGATGGACAGCCGCAGGCGGCCCTCGCCGGTCTCGAGGACCTTGGCGGTGACCTTCTTTCCCTCGGGGAACGACTTTCGCAAATCGGTCCCGCGGGGCACGCCCAGCTCGGCCGCCGGGATGAGACCGCGGCCCGAGCGCCCCTTGGTGCCGTCGATCTGAACGAACACGCCGTACGACTCGATGCGCTCCACCGCGCCGGTCACGATGGCGCCCACCTTCACGGCGTCGTTCGTGGCCACCACGCCGCCGACTTGCGCGCCCTCGGGCGCGAGCACCAGCGCGATCTTGCGCGCGGCGCGGTCGATCTTCTTCACGACCAGGCGCAGCGACTCCCCTTCCCCCGGCTTTTTGCCGCGCCCCAGCTCGGAGACGTGCACCAGACCTTCCACCCCCGGCGCGAGCCGCACGAAGAGGCCGAAATCCGTTTCGCGGGTGACCGTACCCTCGATCACACGGCCCTCCACGATGGCGAGCTCCGCCCACGGATCCGCCATGAGCGACTTGAGCGACAGGGTGATCTTCTTCGCCAAGGTGCCCGGCCGCGCATCGGCCACGTCTTTGACCTCGCGGACCTGCACCTGGACGGTGTCACCTGCCTTGAGCGCGTCCTCCACGGAGACGTTGCGGTCGTAGCCGATCTCCGAGCGCGGGATCATGCCCTCGACCCCGCCCAGGTCCACGAAGGCGCCGAACTCGCGCACGCTGGAGACGGTGCCTTGCAGCACGGCGCCCGGCTCGATGGCGCTGAGGGCGCGGGCCGCGTTCTCGGAGCTCTCCTGCTGGAGCAGCGCGCGGCGCGACACGACGATGTTCTTGCCGCCGTCGCGGATGTCGGTCACCACGAAGCGCAGCATCTGGCCGATGAGCGCCTTGACGTCGGCGTCCTCCACCCGGCGCACGTCGACCTGCGACATGGGGCAAAAGGCGCGCATGCCGCCCACGTCCACGTCGAGGCCGCCCTTGTTCACGCCCGTGACCTTGCCCTCCACCCCGAGGCCCGAGGCCTTCGACTGCTCGAGCGCGGCCAGGCTGCCCGGTTTGCCCAAGGAGCGACCCAGGCGGATGATCCCCCGCCCCTCGTCGACCTCGACCACGTGCGCGGAGACCTTCTCGCCCTCGGCGACGGACACGGTGCCGTCGGGCGCGCGAAGCTCGGAGGCCTCGAAGAACGCCTGGCGCTTGCCGTCGAGCTCGACGAAGACCGAGTCGCGGCCGATCTGAACCACGAGCCCCTCGACCCGATCGCCCACGCGGGGCGTCTTGCCGCGCTTTTTGGGGGCGGTGGCGGCTTCGCGTTCGAACAGGGCGGCAAACGAGTCTTCTTTTTCGCTGCTCATGGGGACACGCTTCCTAAGTCAGGGCGTACGAACAGAAAACACGAAAAACGAGGGAGGCTCAAAACCAAAGGCTCCGAGGGGCGAAGCCCCTACCTGAGACCGGAAAATACGAAAGGCCCCGCAGGGTTTGCCTGCGAGGCCCGTTACAGTCAGGTTCAACCAGGACTTTGTGCGAAGGAGGGGACTTGAACCCCTATGCCAATTACGGCGCTAGCACCTCAAGCTAGTGCGTCTGCCAGTTCCGCCACCTTCGCGTCGCGGTGTCGTCGTTGCTGTGGGCGCGAAAAGAACAATATCCCGACACGTAAGTCAAGCGTGCTTTCGTCGAGAAAGTGCTTCGACGACTTCCGAGACCTCGAAAGGCTTACGAACGCAGTGAATTTGCCCTGCAAGATGCTCGGGGAGGCGATCGACGCTTCCGGTAATAAAAACGACCGAGGCGTGGGGCGAGCGGGCTCGGAAGGCCGCCAGGGCACCCTCGACGTCTTTTTGGATGGGCGAGAGGTCCAGCAGGGCGGCGTCGTGATCCCGCCGGTCGATCGCCCGCGCCAGGTCGGCGGCGTTGCGGGCGATGGTCACTTGTGCCCCGCGGGCCCCCAGGGAGGCCTCGAGCAAGGTGCACACGTCGTCGTCGTCCTCCAGGACCAGGATGCGAACGCCCTCCAGGGTGCGCGGGCGGGCCGTGGACGGTGGCACCGCCACCTGGCCGTCCAGCGGCCAGAAAATGCGAAAGCACGCGCCGCGCGGCCGCACCGGGCGCGCTTCGCCGTTGGCCTGACCGGCGGCCACGGGGCGCGCGGGCGGAGGCTGCGGCGTGCCGGCGCCCGAGCGCGCCGTTCGCGGGGGCGCGTCGCTGTCGGGGGCATCATCCGGAGGCGCCGGGGAGAGCAGGATCAAGTCGCCGCCGTTGGCGCGGGCCAGGGCGCGCGCATGGCGAAGGCCCACCCCTGCCCCGCCGGCGCGGGTCGAGATGCCCTCGAAGAGCGTCTTGCGGCGCTCCTCGGTGATGCCGGGGCCCTCGTCCTCCACGTCGATCTGGACGCCGCGCGGACCGGGCACCGCGCGCACGCGCACGGTGGCACCCGGCGGCGAGTGCGCCATGGCGTTGAGGAGCAGGTTGGTCACGATCTGGGCGAGCTCGGACGCGCCCGTGACCCGCGCACCGCTGGGCGCGGCCGCGAGCTCGAGCGCCACATGAACGCGCTGCGCTTCGACCGTGAGCGCGTCGATGGTCTCGCTGAGGGTGACGTCGACGAGCTCGTAATCGTCGGCGCGCGGGAGCTCCACGCCGATGGCCCGGCGCGCAAGATCGCGCGCGGCGCGGCCACGCTGCTCGATGATGCGCAGCGCATAGCCGACCGCGTCGGAGGAGACGCCCGGGAGACGCGCCTCCGCGACCCATCCGAGCAAGACCGTGAGCGCGTTGGAGACATCGTGCAGCGCCCCGGCGAGATCGCGTCGCGCGTCGGGGCTCTCCGAACGGCGAACGTCGGGATTCGACTCTCGACTGCTTATGTCGTCTTCTTGCGCCAACCAATTCCTCCTCGAGGAAGGATACACGGTGTCACGCACATGCCACACGTCTCCTTCATTTTCATCCCATAGGGACGAAAATAGCCGAAAGCAGAACCTCGGCACGTCCACGAGGGGGGCGCGGGTGACGCGCGCGCCACCCTCCTGCGCTCCGTCCCTCCTGCCCCTCCTGCCCCTCCTGGACGAGGTCGGGCATGGACACCCGCGCGCCGGTCAGTCTTCCTCGACGCTGCGAGCCCCTTCCGCCGACTCGGTCAGCAGATCGA contains these protein-coding regions:
- the recO gene encoding DNA repair protein RecO, with the protein product MPTARTTQTRIESEALLLRFVAYRDSDVIATFFTRTDGKIGAIVPAGRKSARRVGGAMEPMHTLHVSLEDRGRELGTLKEARVVVQRFGLVGDLDALDAAGTALRWLRHVCPPRIPEPRAWDTVTGLLDTLDARQHPPRSALAIAALRLLADVGYALEFEHCVRCGRGCPPGKPAFIDAARGGLICQSCGGAPARIGGELRARAADITRGEEPELTDEDAEELLVLVDAAMRAHAGGEG
- a CDS encoding helix-turn-helix domain-containing protein produces the protein MTTESIGSFLKRQRELKAMSIAEVSRVTRIPAATLSSIESDHFDDLPGEVFVRGFLRSYAQAVGVVPNEVLARYTSSRRVVFVTPLPTPTPLHAAREGQGRRFGVAIAFVLLLILFTLALSIVLKPRGHDMPKELSSVEGSSLDFERPRNA
- a CDS encoding Crp/Fnr family transcriptional regulator, whose protein sequence is MERRLDNTLPRHSDRLSVVDGELGPAEQARLISRYGRRVSAGETIFREGEPASEAYLVQEGRIRLLKRVRMVERSLLLLKPGDLFGEAALLGNSDPIGALRPSGTVSIEESPARVPPGGEVARNSTAVALTDATLLVLGRSAFRGLVENYPGIATRVIEQLVFRVRDAEDQIEIMLLRDTQLKIVSALLKLAQRALGAAEIAMSPVELSSRVGLDVDTVKRTVQRLREQQYVRIVGERIEIPDVEALRRLYVLLGTKDEIHGDGRDGRDSSDGRERTVR
- a CDS encoding S1 RNA-binding domain-containing protein, producing the protein MSSEKEDSFAALFEREAATAPKKRGKTPRVGDRVEGLVVQIGRDSVFVELDGKRQAFFEASELRAPDGTVSVAEGEKVSAHVVEVDEGRGIIRLGRSLGKPGSLAALEQSKASGLGVEGKVTGVNKGGLDVDVGGMRAFCPMSQVDVRRVEDADVKALIGQMLRFVVTDIRDGGKNIVVSRRALLQQESSENAARALSAIEPGAVLQGTVSSVREFGAFVDLGGVEGMIPRSEIGYDRNVSVEDALKAGDTVQVQVREVKDVADARPGTLAKKITLSLKSLMADPWAELAIVEGRVIEGTVTRETDFGLFVRLAPGVEGLVHVSELGRGKKPGEGESLRLVVKKIDRAARKIALVLAPEGAQVGGVVATNDAVKVGAIVTGAVERIESYGVFVQIDGTKGRSGRGLIPAAELGVPRGTDLRKSFPEGKKVTAKVLETGEGRLRLSIKGAVADEERGLFEAAKGKAGAPASLGTFADLLKGRGKK
- a CDS encoding ATP-binding protein — its product is MAQEDDISSRESNPDVRRSESPDARRDLAGALHDVSNALTVLLGWVAEARLPGVSSDAVGYALRIIEQRGRAARDLARRAIGVELPRADDYELVDVTLSETIDALTVEAQRVHVALELAAAPSGARVTGASELAQIVTNLLLNAMAHSPPGATVRVRAVPGPRGVQIDVEDEGPGITEERRKTLFEGISTRAGGAGVGLRHARALARANGGDLILLSPAPPDDAPDSDAPPRTARSGAGTPQPPPARPVAAGQANGEARPVRPRGACFRIFWPLDGQVAVPPSTARPRTLEGVRILVLEDDDDVCTLLEASLGARGAQVTIARNAADLARAIDRRDHDAALLDLSPIQKDVEGALAAFRARSPHASVVFITGSVDRLPEHLAGQIHCVRKPFEVSEVVEALSRRKHA